The Dehalogenimonas sp. 4OHTPN genome window below encodes:
- a CDS encoding metal ABC transporter ATP-binding protein: MASLTSDPDIVARGLAIGYNGEKVVDNINFELAQGQAIALIGTNGSGKSTLLKTIVGLLPQLGGELRVFGDTPGRHPRRIAYLGQFHASGFVLPLRAIDVVSMSRYPSLGLFGRMGAADRDIVRKSMAVMGVADLAEAPLRTLSGGQQQRVYLAQVLAHQADLLVMDEPTAGLDVGGRERYLQAIKDELCRGASVVVTTHDVQDEAALCHQVMLLAHRVVALGPPDEVLTPQALLETFGIVIGGDQKRFTVLECVHPHHEHR, encoded by the coding sequence GTGGCTAGCCTGACGTCCGATCCCGACATCGTCGCTCGCGGCCTAGCCATTGGCTACAATGGAGAAAAGGTCGTCGATAACATCAACTTCGAGCTAGCCCAAGGACAGGCTATCGCTCTGATCGGCACCAACGGCTCAGGCAAATCGACGCTACTGAAAACCATCGTAGGCTTGTTGCCACAACTGGGCGGCGAACTTCGGGTCTTCGGCGATACCCCCGGACGCCACCCCAGGCGCATCGCCTACCTGGGACAGTTCCATGCCTCAGGCTTTGTTCTGCCGCTTCGGGCTATCGATGTTGTCAGCATGAGCCGTTACCCCTCTCTGGGGCTTTTCGGCCGAATGGGTGCCGCGGACCGCGATATCGTCCGCAAGTCAATGGCGGTTATGGGCGTGGCGGATCTGGCTGAGGCTCCGCTACGGACGCTATCGGGCGGCCAGCAGCAAAGAGTCTACCTGGCTCAGGTGCTGGCCCACCAAGCCGATCTCCTGGTGATGGATGAGCCGACGGCCGGATTGGACGTGGGAGGCCGAGAACGCTACCTGCAGGCCATCAAGGATGAACTCTGCCGCGGCGCATCCGTCGTGGTGACGACTCATGACGTCCAAGACGAGGCTGCGCTATGTCACCAAGTAATGCTTCTGGCCCACCGCGTTGTCGCCCTTGGTCCGCCGGACGAAGTGTTGACACCCCAAGCGTTGCTGGAGACCTTCGGTATTGTCATCGGAGGCGACCAGAAACGCTTCACTGTCCTTGAGTGCGTCCACCCCCACCATGAGCATCGGTGA
- a CDS encoding helix-turn-helix transcriptional regulator codes for MSIGDRIRRKRIGLRLTQLDIAKQLDITPQHVSAIEKNHRLPSIEILDKLAEALGVSIDFLVNGQKSILQDLISSIQADRRLSQRARNTIFLMLEELYQKASPSEKKIIISYRKN; via the coding sequence ATGTCGATCGGTGACAGGATTCGAAGAAAAAGAATCGGATTGAGACTTACTCAGCTAGATATCGCAAAACAGTTGGATATCACGCCTCAACACGTTTCAGCGATAGAAAAGAATCATCGCCTGCCTTCGATAGAGATCCTGGACAAGCTGGCTGAGGCACTCGGAGTCAGCATCGATTTTTTAGTAAACGGCCAAAAATCGATCCTACAAGATCTGATCTCCTCGATCCAAGCGGACCGACGGTTATCTCAAAGAGCCCGAAATACCATATTTTTGATGTTAGAAGAGCTGTACCAGAAAGCTTCTCCCTCAGAGAAAAAGATCATTATTAGTTACCGCAAGAACTAA
- a CDS encoding response regulator transcription factor, whose translation MKTTIILADDHAIVRRGIKALLEYEPDFHVVAEASDGAAALLLIENHRPHILVTDLSMPNLSGIQLLKIIKEKKLPVRSVVLSTYGDTPYVLDSMEAGAYGYVLKEAGVEHLVTAIREAQSGRRYLSPPLSETIAVN comes from the coding sequence GTGAAGACCACAATAATTCTGGCCGATGATCATGCTATCGTAAGACGAGGCATCAAAGCGTTACTAGAATATGAGCCGGACTTCCACGTTGTTGCCGAGGCGAGTGATGGGGCAGCGGCACTTTTATTGATCGAAAACCATCGCCCGCATATTCTTGTCACAGACCTATCTATGCCCAACCTTTCAGGGATCCAACTCCTCAAAATTATTAAAGAGAAAAAACTGCCGGTCAGATCGGTGGTGCTCTCCACTTACGGGGATACTCCTTACGTCCTTGATTCCATGGAAGCCGGAGCATATGGTTATGTTCTAAAGGAAGCAGGGGTGGAACACTTGGTGACCGCAATCCGTGAGGCGCAATCCGGCCGGCGGTACCTCAGCCCGCCGTTATCTGAAACGATAGCGGTGAACTGA
- a CDS encoding DUF4342 domain-containing protein has translation MSTEKFSISGEKVVGKVKDLIRQGNIRRVRLIHEGKAIIDIPLSVGAPVAAVGILAAPLLAAVGAFAALVTECTIEVEKVDESPP, from the coding sequence ATGTCAACTGAAAAATTCAGCATTTCCGGAGAGAAAGTTGTCGGTAAGGTAAAAGACTTGATCCGCCAGGGCAACATACGGCGGGTTAGGTTAATCCATGAAGGTAAAGCAATTATCGATATTCCACTTTCTGTCGGAGCGCCAGTAGCTGCGGTGGGTATCCTCGCGGCACCGCTTCTGGCCGCTGTTGGCGCCTTCGCGGCGCTGGTTACAGAATGCACCATCGAGGTCGAAAAGGTAGACGAGTCTCCGCCATAA